In Nodosilinea sp. FACHB-141, a single window of DNA contains:
- a CDS encoding leucine-rich repeat domain-containing protein has product MRLLPLLTPVLWAGVTLPTLAQAEPIHTSFAAWCNHYDSLAPETQHTVEAMLAYTGTDDCAEAEQQLASSTTLSLEYSNISDLRPLASLTQLEQLYLYSNQITDIQPLSEMTQLTDLGLSDNQITDISALRSHPSLQVINLGGNQISDISNLADLTQLIQLDLYANQISDLAPLAGLTQLTRLNLRDNQTIQDLRPLQRLSQLSTLILSNNQIGDLTPLQSLTNLYELDLSRNQISDLKPLQALSPSELHLNHNQIQDVQPLATLSNLQILTLDHNNLADLTPLNNLENLFLLSLSGNQISELAPLANLQNLLDLELDANQITDISAVRSLTRLTRLSLENRVWVDDYREPQGDNYVTDLTPLQPLTELSELYLDGNGVTDLSPLANKPYLFQLGLSRNPVSNLAPLANLPVVDLDIDATSVSDFGPLTTLTDLTRLHASQTGLSDLHRLPVLPQLSTLTLQGNQIEDLSPLAQFPNLLGLDISSNQIEDLSPLATLSQLSFLYLSDNQIRDLMPLASLGNLSTLGLTSNAIEDVSPLASLISLETLTLGFNPLQDIRPLSELTSLETLVLVNTEVQDVSPLASLLNLEVLYLDETPVTDLSPLGALPHLMRLTLGSVPVTEADCPLVPQSACEF; this is encoded by the coding sequence ATGCGTTTGTTGCCGCTGTTAACTCCGGTTCTCTGGGCAGGAGTAACGCTGCCCACCCTAGCCCAAGCCGAGCCGATCCATACCAGCTTTGCCGCCTGGTGCAATCACTACGACAGCCTTGCCCCAGAGACGCAGCACACGGTTGAGGCCATGCTCGCCTACACAGGCACCGACGACTGTGCTGAAGCTGAGCAGCAGCTGGCTAGCAGCACGACGCTCAGCCTGGAGTATTCCAACATCAGCGATCTGCGTCCGTTGGCGTCCCTTACCCAGCTGGAGCAGCTCTATCTCTACAGCAACCAGATCACCGATATTCAACCCCTGTCCGAGATGACGCAGCTCACTGACCTGGGCCTCAGCGATAATCAAATCACAGATATTAGCGCTTTGCGATCGCACCCCTCCCTGCAAGTTATCAACCTGGGCGGCAATCAAATCAGCGACATCAGCAACCTAGCTGATTTGACCCAGCTTATTCAGCTCGATCTCTACGCCAATCAAATTTCCGACCTGGCTCCGCTGGCCGGCCTGACCCAGCTCACCCGCCTCAATCTACGAGATAACCAAACCATCCAAGACCTGCGCCCCTTGCAGAGGCTCAGTCAGCTCTCGACCCTGATTCTTAGCAACAATCAGATTGGCGACCTCACCCCGCTCCAGTCCCTCACCAATCTCTACGAACTAGATCTGAGCCGCAACCAAATTAGCGATCTCAAGCCGCTACAGGCTTTATCCCCAAGCGAGCTGCATCTCAATCACAACCAAATTCAGGACGTGCAGCCTCTAGCCACCCTGAGCAATCTCCAAATTCTGACGCTCGATCACAACAACCTTGCTGACCTGACACCCCTGAACAATCTAGAAAACCTATTCTTACTGAGTCTGAGCGGCAATCAGATCAGTGAGCTGGCTCCGCTGGCCAACCTTCAGAATCTGCTAGATCTGGAACTCGATGCTAACCAGATCACCGACATCTCAGCGGTGCGATCGCTTACCCGTCTCACCCGCCTTTCCCTAGAAAACCGCGTTTGGGTGGACGATTACCGCGAGCCCCAAGGCGACAACTACGTCACCGATCTCACCCCCCTGCAACCGCTAACCGAGCTATCTGAGCTATATCTAGACGGCAACGGGGTTACCGATCTCAGCCCTCTAGCCAATAAACCCTACTTGTTTCAGCTCGGGTTGAGCCGCAACCCGGTCAGCAACCTGGCCCCCCTGGCAAATCTACCCGTAGTAGACCTCGATATTGACGCTACCTCGGTCAGCGATTTTGGCCCTCTGACCACGCTTACCGATCTCACTCGTCTCCACGCTAGCCAAACGGGCTTGAGCGATCTGCATCGCCTGCCAGTTCTGCCCCAGCTCAGCACCTTGACCCTACAGGGCAATCAAATTGAAGATCTCAGCCCTCTAGCCCAGTTTCCCAACCTTCTTGGGTTAGACATCAGCTCTAACCAAATTGAAGACCTCAGTCCCCTGGCTACGCTGTCGCAGCTAAGCTTCCTTTACCTGAGCGACAACCAAATCCGAGATCTGATGCCGTTAGCTAGTCTAGGTAACCTTTCTACCTTGGGGCTGACCAGCAACGCCATTGAGGATGTTAGCCCCCTAGCCTCCCTTATCTCCCTCGAAACTTTGACCCTTGGGTTTAACCCTCTCCAAGACATTCGACCCCTCTCTGAGCTAACCAGTCTAGAAACGCTAGTACTGGTCAACACCGAGGTTCAAGATGTCAGCCCGCTCGCCTCACTGCTGAACTTAGAAGTGCTGTATCTAGACGAAACCCCCGTCACCGACCTGAGTCCGCTGGGCGCTCTGCCGCACCTGATGCGCCTTACCCTTGGGAGTGTCCCGGTAACGGAAGCAGATTGCCCCTTAGTCCCGCAAAGCGCGTGTGAATTTTAG
- a CDS encoding aminotransferase class I/II-fold pyridoxal phosphate-dependent enzyme, with product MLDQSQTPILSALQASSRRPHAAFYAPGHKRGQGASSRLRNLLGAAALAVDLPELPELDNLFAPEGVILEAQELAAEAFGAERTYFLTNGSTCGIEAAILATCGPGDKIIVPRNAHRSVIAGLVLSGAMPIFVAPEYSPELGLALGVKAEAIAATLSHHPDTRAVLLVSPTYHGICSDVGAIAALAHLHGIPLLIDEAHGPHFAFHPDLPIPALELGADLVVQSTHKVLGALSQAAMLHTRGDRVDRDRLQAALQLTQSTSPNSLLLASLDAARHQVAIEGKALLSDTLALAQHMRRELATVPGLRVVDKPAVTAFSSASDLDLTRLTVDVSGLGLTGLEADEILHEELGVTVELPELRHLTLIVSLGNTDEDGQRCVAGFQSLVKSHAKQHAAIEVWPQPAPITDTSFTLPVVSPHEAFFAPTETVGAKAAVGRISADTVSAYPPGIPAIVAGEVIGEGAIAHLTAIKQQGGYVTGGDAPEAFRVLA from the coding sequence ATGCTCGATCAATCGCAGACTCCTATTCTCTCGGCGTTGCAGGCCAGCAGTCGGCGACCCCATGCGGCGTTCTACGCGCCAGGCCACAAGCGGGGGCAAGGAGCATCGTCTCGACTGCGAAACCTGTTGGGGGCAGCGGCACTGGCGGTAGACCTGCCGGAATTGCCGGAGCTAGATAATTTGTTTGCTCCAGAAGGCGTGATTCTGGAAGCTCAGGAACTCGCTGCCGAGGCGTTTGGGGCTGAGCGCACCTACTTTCTCACCAACGGCTCGACCTGCGGCATCGAGGCCGCTATTCTTGCTACCTGTGGCCCTGGCGACAAAATTATCGTGCCGCGCAATGCCCATCGCTCGGTGATTGCGGGGCTGGTGCTATCGGGGGCGATGCCAATCTTTGTGGCACCCGAGTACAGCCCAGAACTGGGCTTGGCGCTGGGGGTAAAGGCAGAGGCGATCGCCGCTACCCTCAGCCATCATCCCGACACCCGCGCGGTGCTGCTGGTATCGCCTACCTACCACGGCATTTGCTCGGATGTAGGGGCGATCGCAGCCCTCGCCCACCTCCACGGCATTCCCTTACTAATAGATGAAGCCCACGGGCCGCACTTTGCCTTTCACCCTGACCTGCCAATCCCGGCGTTGGAGCTGGGCGCTGATCTGGTGGTGCAGTCAACCCACAAGGTGCTGGGAGCACTAAGTCAGGCGGCGATGCTGCACACGCGGGGAGACCGCGTCGATCGCGATCGCCTGCAAGCGGCCCTACAGCTCACTCAATCTACCAGCCCCAATTCTCTGCTGCTGGCTTCCTTAGATGCCGCCCGTCACCAGGTAGCGATCGAGGGCAAAGCGCTTTTGTCGGATACATTGGCCCTAGCACAACACATGCGAAGGGAGCTGGCCACGGTTCCTGGTTTGCGAGTCGTGGATAAACCGGCGGTAACGGCCTTCTCTAGCGCTAGCGATCTGGATCTGACTCGTCTGACGGTAGATGTATCAGGCCTGGGGCTCACGGGGCTAGAGGCCGACGAAATTTTGCACGAAGAGCTCGGCGTCACTGTCGAACTGCCGGAGCTGCGACACTTGACCTTGATCGTTAGCCTCGGCAACACAGACGAGGATGGGCAGCGGTGCGTGGCTGGTTTTCAATCGCTAGTCAAGAGCCACGCCAAGCAGCATGCTGCCATCGAGGTCTGGCCTCAGCCCGCCCCCATCACGGATACCTCATTTACCCTGCCGGTAGTGTCGCCCCACGAGGCTTTCTTTGCCCCTACAGAAACCGTTGGGGCTAAAGCTGCCGTTGGCCGCATTAGTGCTGATACGGTTTCGGCCTATCCCCCAGGGATTCCTGCCATTGTGGCAGGCGAGGTGATTGGTGAAGGGGCGATCGCCCATCTCACTGCCATCAAACAACAGGGTGGCTACGTGACCGGCGGCGATGCACCAGAAGCCTTCCGGGTTCTGGCCTAA
- a CDS encoding DUF427 domain-containing protein, whose amino-acid sequence MAKATWNGVVLAESDACEVVEGNQYFPPDSLNMDYFKPISKTTGCPWKGTASYYDIVVDNNVNSGAAWYYAEPKPAASNIKGYVAFYSNKVKVEA is encoded by the coding sequence ATGGCTAAAGCTACCTGGAACGGCGTTGTATTAGCCGAAAGCGACGCCTGCGAAGTGGTCGAAGGCAACCAGTACTTTCCCCCCGACTCGCTGAATATGGACTACTTCAAGCCCATCAGCAAAACCACCGGCTGCCCTTGGAAAGGCACCGCTAGCTACTACGACATCGTTGTTGATAACAACGTGAATTCTGGTGCCGCCTGGTACTACGCCGAACCCAAGCCCGCCGCGAGCAACATCAAGGGCTACGTGGCGTTCTATAGCAACAAGGTGAAAGTCGAGGCGTGA
- the ilvC gene encoding ketol-acid reductoisomerase, translated as MARMYYDSDANLDLLNGKTVAIIGYGSQGHAHALNLKDSGVNVIVGLYEGSRSTAKAEAEGLTVKPVADAVKLADWIMILLPDEVQRTIYKEAIAPNLEAGNVLLFAHGFNINFGQIVPPADVDVVMVAPKGPGHLVRRTYQEGQGVPCLFAVYQDATGQARDRAMAYAKGIGGTRAGVLETTFREETETDLFGEQVVLCGGLSELIKAGFETLVNAGYQPELAYFECLHEVKLIVDLVVEGGLAKMRDSISNTAEYGDYTRGPRIITDETRAEMRKVLKEIQTGQFAREFVLESQSGNAGFTAMRRREAEHPIEEVGKDLRAMFSWLKKA; from the coding sequence ATGGCCCGCATGTATTACGACAGTGACGCCAACTTAGATTTGCTCAACGGCAAGACCGTCGCCATTATCGGCTATGGCTCCCAGGGCCATGCCCACGCCCTCAACCTCAAAGACAGCGGCGTCAACGTCATTGTGGGTCTCTACGAAGGCAGCCGCTCCACCGCCAAAGCTGAAGCCGAAGGTCTGACCGTCAAGCCCGTCGCCGATGCCGTCAAGCTCGCCGACTGGATCATGATTTTGCTGCCCGATGAAGTGCAGCGCACCATTTATAAAGAGGCGATCGCCCCCAACCTTGAGGCGGGCAACGTGCTGCTGTTTGCCCACGGCTTTAACATCAACTTTGGCCAGATCGTGCCCCCCGCCGATGTGGATGTGGTGATGGTAGCCCCCAAAGGCCCCGGCCACCTGGTACGCCGCACCTATCAAGAGGGCCAAGGGGTACCCTGCCTGTTCGCCGTCTACCAAGATGCCACGGGTCAGGCTCGCGATCGCGCCATGGCCTACGCTAAGGGCATCGGCGGCACCCGCGCTGGCGTACTCGAGACCACCTTCCGCGAAGAAACCGAGACCGACCTGTTTGGTGAGCAAGTGGTGCTCTGCGGCGGCCTCAGCGAGCTGATCAAAGCCGGTTTTGAAACCCTGGTGAATGCTGGCTACCAGCCCGAGCTGGCCTACTTCGAGTGCCTCCACGAAGTGAAGCTAATTGTCGATCTGGTGGTCGAAGGCGGCCTCGCCAAAATGCGCGACAGCATCTCCAACACCGCTGAGTACGGCGACTACACCCGTGGCCCCCGCATCATCACCGACGAAACCCGCGCCGAAATGCGCAAGGTGCTGAAGGAAATTCAGACCGGCCAGTTTGCCCGCGAGTTTGTGCTCGAAAGCCAGTCAGGCAACGCCGGGTTCACCGCCATGCGCCGCCGCGAAGCCGAGCACCCCATTGAAGAAGTGGGTAAGGATCTGCGGGCCATGTTTAGCTGGCTGAAGAAAGCGTAA
- a CDS encoding SDR family oxidoreductase gives MVEATSPPTLVALVTGANRGIGLEVTRQLAQAGMTVILGSRDLVKGEAAAASMIQAGLEVLPQPLDVTDLASVAHLAQLVEQQFGRLDVLVNNAGILYDTWQQASNADLEVVQEAIATNTLGPWRMAQAFLPLLKLSPHGRIVNVSSGAGALSSMGAGTPAYSTSKAALNAFTRLLAAELQGTGILVNAVCPGWVATDMGGSGGRPVADGAASVVWAATLPDDGPTGGFFRDGKPLNW, from the coding sequence ATGGTTGAAGCAACCTCTCCCCCAACCCTTGTTGCCCTGGTCACCGGGGCCAACCGAGGCATTGGCCTAGAAGTTACCCGCCAGCTTGCCCAAGCGGGAATGACGGTGATTTTGGGCAGCCGCGACTTGGTTAAGGGAGAAGCTGCCGCCGCGTCGATGATTCAGGCTGGGTTGGAGGTGCTACCGCAGCCGTTGGATGTGACCGACCTAGCCAGCGTTGCCCATCTAGCCCAGTTGGTAGAGCAGCAGTTTGGCCGCCTCGATGTGCTAGTCAACAATGCGGGCATTCTCTACGACACCTGGCAGCAGGCTAGCAATGCCGACCTGGAGGTGGTGCAGGAGGCGATCGCCACCAATACGCTCGGCCCCTGGCGCATGGCTCAGGCGTTTTTGCCCCTGCTCAAACTTAGCCCGCACGGTCGCATCGTCAATGTCTCTAGCGGAGCCGGGGCGTTGAGCAGCATGGGGGCAGGCACCCCGGCCTATAGCACCTCTAAAGCAGCCCTGAATGCGTTTACCCGACTGCTGGCCGCTGAGCTACAGGGCACGGGCATTTTGGTGAATGCGGTGTGCCCTGGCTGGGTGGCGACTGACATGGGCGGCAGCGGCGGTCGCCCGGTGGCCGATGGCGCAGCCAGCGTGGTGTGGGCAGCGACACTGCCTGACGATGGCCCCACGGGTGGCTTCTTTCGCGATGGCAAACCGCTGAATTGGTAG
- a CDS encoding helix-turn-helix transcriptional regulator has protein sequence MRQRVGLTQVELARRIGVSDRAVRAWEKGEYPPTLTIPQIRALCRELQVPFDELPSDFGPSGNKE, from the coding sequence ATGCGGCAACGGGTTGGGTTAACCCAAGTTGAACTAGCAAGGCGAATTGGGGTATCCGACAGAGCAGTAAGAGCTTGGGAAAAAGGGGAATATCCTCCAACTCTAACAATCCCTCAGATTCGAGCATTATGCAGGGAGTTACAAGTTCCCTTTGATGAACTACCTAGTGACTTTGGCCCTTCGGGAAATAAAGAATAA
- a CDS encoding DUF488 domain-containing protein, with product MNSCSETLKSILTFGYGNRKDYSVFLDYLKTYSIQYVIDVRLNPRAWTRKWYGCALKKFCDEIDIEYISETSLGNTSGKKNWIPPDIALAEQRLLEIAEILNSKKTRNILLLCAELDYSRCHRTEVAERLQSMTDFPIKHLQ from the coding sequence ATGAACTCATGTAGCGAAACCTTGAAATCAATACTGACGTTTGGGTACGGAAATCGAAAAGACTATAGCGTTTTTTTGGACTATTTGAAGACGTATAGTATTCAATACGTAATTGATGTGCGTCTAAATCCTCGTGCTTGGACGAGAAAATGGTACGGCTGCGCGCTTAAAAAATTCTGTGATGAAATAGATATTGAATACATTTCAGAGACATCTTTAGGAAATACTTCGGGGAAAAAAAATTGGATCCCTCCAGATATAGCTCTGGCAGAACAGCGTCTCCTTGAGATTGCTGAAATTTTAAACAGCAAAAAGACTAGGAACATTCTTTTGCTATGTGCCGAGCTAGATTATTCACGCTGTCATCGTACAGAGGTCGCAGAAAGGCTTCAAAGTATGACTGACTTTCCAATCAAACACTTGCAATAA
- a CDS encoding type II toxin-antitoxin system RelE/ParE family toxin, with amino-acid sequence MGKQITVRPRANQDLDDHFTYIAQSNSEAALKFFDAARLTIAQIARMPAIGVVYPVQSASLQGLRKWHVKGFRQYMIFYFDLPTAVEVVRILYGSQDINSILEREQPS; translated from the coding sequence ATGGGTAAGCAAATTACAGTTCGCCCACGGGCAAACCAAGACCTTGACGATCACTTCACCTACATTGCGCAGAGCAACTCCGAAGCAGCGTTAAAATTCTTCGATGCTGCTCGGTTAACGATCGCACAGATAGCTAGAATGCCTGCAATTGGCGTCGTTTACCCAGTTCAGAGTGCTTCTTTGCAGGGCTTGCGAAAATGGCATGTGAAGGGGTTTAGGCAATACATGATTTTTTATTTTGACTTGCCCACAGCGGTTGAAGTCGTCCGAATTCTGTATGGATCACAGGATATCAATAGTATTCTTGAGCGTGAGCAGCCAAGCTAA
- a CDS encoding type II toxin-antitoxin system ParD family antitoxin — MSASLMLNISLPDSVGAAIAQQAERAGFDTATDYLVHLVLRDQERLSQQAKIEALLLEGLESGEPIEATDEWWERKRSALIAQLPTE, encoded by the coding sequence TTGAGTGCAAGCCTTATGTTGAATATCTCTTTGCCAGATAGTGTAGGAGCGGCGATCGCTCAACAAGCTGAACGGGCTGGTTTTGACACAGCAACCGATTACTTGGTGCATTTAGTCTTGAGAGACCAAGAGCGCCTATCTCAACAGGCAAAGATTGAAGCACTTTTGCTAGAAGGCTTAGAAAGCGGCGAGCCTATTGAAGCGACCGATGAATGGTGGGAGCGGAAGCGCTCAGCTTTAATTGCTCAACTGCCTACTGAGTAG
- the msrA gene encoding peptide-methionine (S)-S-oxide reductase MsrA encodes MTQTIELATFGAGCFWGVEAAFRKLDSVIATSVGYMGGHFENPCYLDVLSRITGHAEVCQVQFDPAEISYDALLDTFWRIHDPTSLNRQGGDRGEQYRSVIFYHTPEQGKAARQAKNKLQDSGHYPKPIVTQIEPASAYWLASEEHQQYFG; translated from the coding sequence ATGACCCAAACCATTGAACTTGCTACTTTTGGGGCCGGATGCTTCTGGGGTGTAGAAGCCGCCTTTCGCAAACTCGACAGCGTAATTGCCACCTCCGTAGGCTACATGGGCGGCCACTTCGAGAACCCCTGCTACCTAGATGTGCTCTCTCGCATCACCGGCCACGCCGAAGTCTGTCAGGTACAGTTTGACCCCGCCGAAATTTCCTACGACGCGCTGCTCGATACCTTTTGGCGCATTCACGACCCCACCAGCCTCAATCGCCAGGGGGGCGATCGCGGCGAGCAATACCGCTCCGTGATTTTTTACCACACCCCAGAACAGGGCAAAGCCGCCCGTCAAGCCAAAAACAAACTGCAAGACTCAGGCCACTACCCCAAACCCATCGTCACCCAAATCGAACCCGCCAGCGCCTACTGGCTCGCCTCAGAAGAGCACCAGCAATACTTTGGCTAG
- a CDS encoding toxin-antitoxin system, antitoxin component, Xre family protein — protein sequence MQALSEQERQLIDKIRQFSPLQIAEIEDFIDFLSQRYSDRQLVAAAAQASEPSLAQIWDNPEDAAYDDF from the coding sequence ATGCAAGCGTTATCTGAGCAAGAACGGCAACTGATCGACAAAATTCGTCAGTTCTCTCCTTTGCAGATTGCTGAGATAGAAGATTTTATTGATTTTCTCAGTCAGCGCTATTCAGATAGACAGCTAGTTGCCGCCGCTGCCCAGGCCTCTGAGCCGTCGTTAGCTCAGATTTGGGATAACCCAGAAGATGCTGCCTACGATGACTTTTGA
- the gshB gene encoding glutathione synthase, translated as MKVAFIIDPINRLDPGHDTSVALMEAAQQRGHEVWITAANALSVVAGKALALMQPVKLVPVDLVDGLWAAANPWFEVGEAVQLPLEEMDAVFMRTDPPVTVPYLYATYILDYIDPAKTRVINSPKGLRAANEKMYALQFTEAIPETIVTQSKAVIRETVERWGSAVLKPLGGKAGEGILFLQTGDRNLNSMVEISTQQGKEPVMVQTYLPAAKDGDKRIILLNGEPIGAVNRIPTGSEFRGNMAVGGRVAQVDITDRELDICRQLAPTLIRDGLYFVGIDVIGGYLTEVNVTSPTGIREIDRLNDVRLGDQVIAWVEQR; from the coding sequence GTGAAAGTTGCCTTCATTATCGACCCGATCAACCGCCTCGACCCCGGCCACGACACCAGTGTTGCCCTGATGGAGGCGGCCCAGCAGCGCGGCCACGAGGTGTGGATTACAGCGGCTAACGCCCTCAGCGTGGTGGCGGGCAAAGCTCTGGCGCTGATGCAGCCGGTGAAGCTCGTTCCTGTAGATCTGGTGGATGGGCTTTGGGCGGCGGCTAACCCGTGGTTTGAAGTGGGCGAAGCGGTGCAGCTGCCGCTGGAAGAGATGGATGCGGTGTTTATGCGCACTGACCCTCCGGTGACGGTGCCCTACCTTTACGCTACCTACATTCTCGACTACATTGACCCGGCCAAAACCCGCGTGATCAACTCACCCAAGGGGCTGCGGGCCGCTAATGAAAAGATGTATGCCTTGCAATTTACCGAGGCGATTCCCGAAACGATTGTTACTCAGAGCAAGGCGGTGATTCGCGAAACTGTAGAGCGCTGGGGCTCGGCGGTGCTCAAGCCTCTGGGGGGCAAGGCTGGCGAGGGGATTTTGTTTTTGCAGACGGGCGATCGCAACCTCAACTCTATGGTTGAAATCAGCACCCAGCAGGGCAAAGAGCCGGTGATGGTGCAGACCTACCTGCCCGCTGCCAAAGACGGCGACAAGCGAATCATTTTGCTCAACGGCGAACCCATCGGCGCGGTGAACCGCATCCCCACGGGCAGCGAGTTTCGCGGCAACATGGCGGTGGGTGGCCGGGTGGCTCAAGTAGACATCACCGATCGCGAACTCGACATCTGCCGCCAGCTCGCCCCAACGCTGATTCGCGACGGCCTCTACTTTGTGGGCATTGATGTGATCGGCGGCTACCTCACCGAGGTCAATGTCACTAGCCCCACCGGCATTCGCGAAATCGATCGCCTCAACGATGTGCGCTTGGGCGACCAGGTAATTGCTTGGGTTGAACAGAGATAA
- a CDS encoding RidA family protein, which produces MQRTIINTPAAPAPVGPYNQAVAVSGQMLFVSGQIALDPATGQLVGEGDVVAQTEQVIGNLEAILTAAGASFDNVVKTSVFLKDMGDFGAMNEIYAKYFGGDNAPARACVEVARLPKDVAVEIECIAVL; this is translated from the coding sequence ATGCAGCGCACCATCATCAACACCCCCGCCGCCCCTGCCCCCGTTGGTCCCTACAATCAGGCCGTGGCGGTCAGCGGGCAAATGCTTTTTGTCTCAGGCCAAATTGCTCTTGATCCGGCCACGGGGCAACTGGTGGGTGAGGGTGATGTGGTCGCTCAGACCGAGCAGGTGATCGGCAACTTAGAGGCGATTTTGACCGCAGCTGGAGCTAGCTTCGACAACGTGGTCAAAACCTCGGTGTTTCTCAAAGACATGGGCGACTTTGGGGCTATGAATGAGATCTACGCCAAGTATTTCGGCGGTGACAATGCCCCAGCGCGGGCCTGTGTGGAGGTGGCGCGCCTGCCCAAAGATGTTGCCGTAGAGATTGAGTGCATTGCGGTGCTGTAG
- a CDS encoding NUDIX hydrolase, which translates to MTTYRNPTPTVDIIIELLHHPHRPIVLIERHHEPLGWALPGGFVDYGESVETAARREAQEETGLTVTLIEQLAVYSDPDRDPRQHTLSVVFLATATVDPVAGDDAKTAAIVNPWEVPQNLCFDHDRILRDYWQYRFYGQRPRFGSN; encoded by the coding sequence ATGACTACCTATCGCAACCCCACACCTACCGTTGACATTATTATTGAGCTGCTGCACCATCCCCACCGCCCCATCGTGCTGATTGAGCGCCACCACGAGCCCCTGGGCTGGGCGCTGCCCGGCGGCTTTGTTGACTATGGCGAAAGCGTCGAAACCGCCGCCCGCCGAGAAGCTCAGGAAGAAACCGGCCTCACCGTCACCCTGATCGAACAGCTCGCGGTTTACTCTGACCCCGATCGCGACCCCCGCCAGCACACCCTCAGCGTTGTGTTTCTGGCCACTGCCACTGTCGACCCCGTCGCCGGTGACGACGCCAAAACCGCCGCTATCGTCAATCCTTGGGAAGTGCCGCAAAATCTCTGCTTTGATCACGATCGCATTTTGCGAGATTATTGGCAGTACCGCTTTTACGGCCAGCGCCCCCGCTTTGGCAGCAACTGA